The Acidobacteriota bacterium genome has a segment encoding these proteins:
- a CDS encoding OmpA family protein, with protein sequence MKAARKISTLVTVLLVLAGTVLAQEHHDGNLAERQKAPTVLGGTGLFNTFSTRTLCKGEFNFALFWNNYTRDPGDLSINQVPFNFTVGITNRWELWLDWNVWTNTTSRQPQLLSGYQLSASRFFGDPFVLLGPPVGGQGKSAAFFPGSGSAVGGILPSLGRFGTPIGFPSSNFSPAGPGGKLVRGLGPLIAINLPSYYPELPFFGELDFQGFDSSGRPVFGFRESSNGSGDFYIGTKFNLIDPNHHWFSMALGGYLKIPISSGDGARARGRTSGEYEFGPILMFGQESGGKRFRLYENIGYIRTTDPSKNDVKILDLPDKLLMNAGMSVALNSHVEFLAELAHTQFVAHRTPNLLPFLGENISPTDLNLGLRFFFKNGAISFGGGYRRNLNNADDVTLPVFVSNTTFIKSRGVTPQFFIINPLFSTTPQTFESEGGNGFVAYFSIGTRKRCPLPPAPTCVLAGSATTVNKGDRLTLTTTPTTPGYESSTVTYEYRWQVTDGQGRPVTVSGTGAAVDVATGSLACGRYSVTTTVTATVPAVDCPSDCVTTGQTTCTASFEVTEPPCPTVTCEVRASESSVIVNNTVTFSATATGADGATFTWSTTGGTLSSTTGAEVKLDTTGASPGTITVTVNVGTSRTRCDQPCPGGSCSTSVTVVSPDKPIIPPPISPCGPIFFPFNSARINNEHKACLDEIALRMQQDPRSSLVVDGHRDSSERVGISLTRANNARDYLVNEKGVDTARITVRNFGDTCPHDSGDPNLNRRVEFWIVPADGRASDIDGMKKCASGATPSVITTEEPAASVDKKPARRVPRRRARRPGEPVGMILQPETFSASTNQ encoded by the coding sequence ATGAAAGCGGCTAGAAAGATAAGCACGCTTGTAACAGTGCTTTTGGTTCTCGCGGGGACTGTGCTCGCACAGGAGCACCACGATGGTAACCTTGCCGAGCGGCAGAAGGCGCCAACGGTCCTCGGCGGCACCGGATTGTTCAATACCTTTTCGACTCGCACTTTGTGCAAGGGCGAGTTCAACTTCGCGCTGTTTTGGAACAACTACACGCGCGACCCCGGTGACCTGAGCATCAATCAAGTTCCATTCAACTTTACCGTCGGCATCACCAACAGGTGGGAGTTATGGCTCGACTGGAACGTGTGGACCAACACGACCTCGCGCCAACCGCAACTGTTGAGTGGATATCAGTTGAGTGCGTCGCGCTTCTTTGGCGATCCTTTTGTGCTGTTAGGTCCGCCGGTTGGTGGACAGGGCAAGTCGGCGGCATTCTTCCCGGGAAGCGGTTCGGCCGTTGGAGGAATACTTCCTTCGTTGGGTCGATTCGGCACGCCGATCGGATTCCCGTCGAGCAACTTTTCACCCGCTGGGCCGGGTGGCAAGCTGGTTAGGGGCCTTGGCCCACTGATCGCCATCAACCTCCCGAGCTACTATCCTGAATTGCCGTTCTTCGGCGAGCTCGATTTTCAGGGCTTCGACAGCTCGGGCCGTCCGGTGTTTGGATTCCGCGAGTCATCAAACGGCTCTGGCGATTTCTACATCGGCACCAAGTTCAACCTTATCGATCCTAACCATCACTGGTTCAGCATGGCGCTCGGCGGCTACTTGAAAATACCGATTTCGAGCGGCGATGGCGCGCGGGCGCGCGGACGCACCAGCGGTGAATATGAGTTTGGGCCAATCCTGATGTTCGGTCAGGAGAGTGGCGGAAAACGGTTCAGGCTTTATGAGAACATTGGGTACATTCGAACCACCGACCCGAGCAAGAACGACGTCAAGATCCTGGATCTGCCCGACAAGCTTCTGATGAACGCCGGTATGTCGGTTGCCCTAAACTCGCACGTCGAGTTTCTTGCTGAGTTGGCGCACACGCAGTTCGTCGCTCATCGCACGCCAAACCTCCTGCCATTCCTGGGCGAGAATATCAGTCCAACCGATTTGAACCTCGGACTGCGGTTCTTCTTCAAGAACGGCGCGATCTCTTTCGGCGGCGGCTACAGGCGAAACCTGAACAACGCGGACGACGTAACCCTGCCCGTGTTTGTTTCGAATACCACCTTCATCAAATCGCGCGGTGTGACCCCGCAGTTCTTTATCATCAATCCGCTTTTCAGCACCACGCCTCAAACGTTCGAGTCGGAAGGCGGAAACGGATTCGTCGCATACTTCTCGATAGGAACTCGAAAGCGTTGTCCGTTGCCTCCGGCTCCGACTTGTGTGCTTGCAGGCAGCGCGACGACGGTCAACAAAGGAGACCGGCTGACGCTGACCACGACGCCGACCACTCCGGGTTACGAATCGAGCACGGTCACTTACGAGTACCGCTGGCAGGTGACCGACGGGCAAGGCCGGCCGGTTACGGTAAGCGGCACTGGAGCTGCGGTTGACGTAGCTACCGGATCGCTTGCCTGCGGCAGGTATTCGGTGACGACCACCGTGACCGCAACGGTCCCGGCGGTTGATTGCCCGAGCGATTGCGTAACCACTGGTCAGACCACTTGCACGGCAAGCTTTGAAGTAACCGAGCCGCCGTGCCCGACCGTCACTTGCGAGGTCCGAGCTTCGGAATCGTCTGTGATAGTTAACAATACCGTCACCTTCAGCGCAACAGCGACGGGTGCTGACGGAGCAACCTTCACCTGGTCGACAACCGGCGGAACGCTTTCGTCAACGACCGGTGCTGAAGTCAAGCTCGATACGACAGGCGCATCGCCTGGGACGATCACTGTAACGGTGAATGTCGGCACCAGCAGGACGCGTTGCGACCAACCGTGTCCTGGTGGAAGCTGCTCGACAAGCGTCACTGTGGTGTCGCCCGATAAGCCAATTATACCGCCACCGATCTCGCCGTGCGGACCGATCTTCTTCCCGTTCAACTCGGCGAGGATCAACAACGAGCACAAGGCGTGTCTTGATGAAATCGCACTCAGAATGCAGCAAGACCCGCGTTCGTCGCTCGTGGTTGACGGCCATCGTGACTCTTCTGAGCGCGTAGGCATCTCGCTCACCCGCGCCAACAACGCGCGCGACTATCTGGTGAACGAGAAGGGCGTCGACACCGCTCGCATAACGGTGCGCAACTTCGGCGACACCTGCCCGCATGACTCCGGTGATCCGAACCTCAACCGTCGGGTCGAATTCTGGATCGTGCCTGCGGACGGCAGAGCTTCTGACATCGACGGGATGAAGAAGTGCGCTTCCGGCGCCACACCTTCGGTCATCACGACTGAGGAACCCGCGGCGTCGGTAGACAAGAAGCCGGCGCGCCGCGTTCCTCGACGACGAGCTCGGAGGCCCGGCGAGCCGGTTGGAATGATCCTTCAGCCGGAAACGTTCAGCGCGTCGACGAACCAATAA
- a CDS encoding Glu/Leu/Phe/Val dehydrogenase, which produces MPSAFVDDAKEIKEENPFESMMQRFDEAAARLNLDPNIYKILRWPNREITIYIPVMMDDGNYQVFTAYRVQHNFARGPAKGGVRYSPDVNLDEVRALAAWMTWKCAVVNIPFGGAKGGIICDPREMSLIEIERLTRRYTAELLDFIGPERDVPAPDMNTNEQTMAWMMDTYSMHARHTVTAVVTGKPIEIGGSRGRKEATGRGLLFVCNEACKKFGFRINDTRVVVQGAGNVGGTAALLMHQEGYKVIGLADITGSLYNPRGLDVPGVLQYLKENKTVEGYAEAEHISTADLLEVECEILMPAATENQITTHNADRIKCRILAEGANGPTTADADEIVSAKSIFVIPDILANAGGVTVSYFEWVQDRMGFFWNEKTVNTRLHEIMVSSFNDVVGFADKYRVNTRLAAYMLAIDRVAYDTRLRGIYA; this is translated from the coding sequence ATGCCAAGCGCCTTTGTTGACGACGCCAAAGAGATCAAAGAAGAGAATCCATTCGAGTCGATGATGCAGCGGTTCGATGAAGCCGCGGCCAGGCTCAATCTGGACCCGAACATTTATAAGATACTGCGATGGCCGAACCGGGAGATCACCATCTATATTCCGGTGATGATGGATGACGGGAACTATCAAGTGTTCACCGCCTATCGCGTGCAACACAACTTCGCGCGCGGCCCTGCAAAAGGCGGAGTGAGGTATTCCCCGGACGTCAACCTGGATGAAGTGCGGGCGCTTGCTGCGTGGATGACGTGGAAGTGCGCCGTCGTCAATATCCCTTTTGGCGGCGCAAAGGGAGGAATCATCTGCGACCCGCGCGAGATGAGTCTGATCGAGATCGAGCGGTTGACCAGGCGCTACACCGCCGAATTGCTTGATTTCATTGGTCCCGAGCGAGACGTGCCTGCCCCCGATATGAACACCAATGAGCAAACGATGGCGTGGATGATGGACACTTACTCGATGCACGCTCGGCACACGGTTACGGCCGTCGTGACCGGCAAGCCGATCGAGATCGGCGGATCGCGCGGCAGGAAGGAAGCCACCGGGCGCGGGCTGCTTTTCGTTTGCAACGAGGCCTGCAAGAAGTTCGGTTTCAGAATCAACGACACCAGGGTCGTTGTTCAAGGCGCCGGCAACGTGGGCGGTACGGCTGCGCTGTTGATGCATCAGGAGGGTTACAAGGTCATCGGTCTCGCTGACATCACAGGTTCGCTCTACAACCCGCGGGGGCTTGATGTTCCAGGCGTGCTCCAATACTTGAAAGAAAACAAGACGGTCGAGGGATATGCCGAAGCCGAGCATATCAGCACGGCCGATCTGCTCGAGGTAGAGTGCGAAATACTGATGCCGGCGGCAACCGAAAACCAGATAACCACCCACAACGCTGACCGCATCAAGTGTCGAATTCTCGCCGAGGGTGCAAACGGTCCGACGACAGCGGATGCCGACGAGATCGTCTCCGCGAAGAGTATTTTCGTCATACCGGACATCCTGGCGAATGCCGGGGGAGTCACCGTCAGCTACTTCGAGTGGGTGCAGGACCGAATGGGCTTTTTTTGGAACGAGAAGACCGTCAACACGCGTCTGCACGAGATAATGGTGAGCAGCTTCAACGATGTGGTCGGCTTTGCGGACAAGTATCGCGTCAATACCCGTCTGGCGGCCTACATGCTTGCTATCGATCGGGTGGCCTACGACACGCGGCTGCGCGGCATATACGCCTGA
- a CDS encoding sialidase family protein, with product MNRKSVSVILLAAAVMLVIAGSSPMSRRARAQTFFGAQRFPAIDVDSGDNLYLMMSVATAPASEHRPHSQIFFTMSRDYGAAWDNLPATRNLSNSPGEAFGPSLAINKTGKVKIYVAYHDNSTGTTQAYLIRTKKKTKFRKPANITPHSGGAFAPRVALDSNEAVNIVWGDTRDNGGRVIFVRSTDLGATFSGPLDVSRSSGVAFDPEIAVDPGGAINVVWQDTAPGTSVVMFARSIDGGQTFSEPLQVSTGTGAATEAAIAADGEGRLSVVWVDESAGNAEAYYSRSTDSGGTFAEPINVSRFPTGDIHKPSVIAFQNAVYVAFQNGDLFGEESIKNRQVFLAKSDNAGASFGEVARVSNANNSIGRAHSPAMTVDSRGVLHIVWIDASIVGRDEGLLFYSNTANGHQFSNQLMILAVI from the coding sequence ATGAATAGAAAAAGTGTTTCAGTGATTCTGTTGGCTGCGGCGGTGATGCTCGTCATCGCCGGTTCTTCTCCAATGTCCAGGAGGGCTCGGGCTCAGACATTTTTCGGAGCGCAGCGCTTTCCCGCAATCGACGTCGACAGCGGTGACAATCTTTACTTGATGATGTCGGTCGCAACTGCTCCCGCCAGTGAACACAGGCCGCATAGCCAGATCTTCTTTACGATGTCGCGTGACTACGGCGCCGCGTGGGACAATCTCCCGGCGACGCGCAATCTTTCGAACTCGCCCGGCGAAGCGTTCGGCCCTTCATTGGCGATAAATAAGACCGGCAAGGTGAAAATCTACGTCGCCTATCACGATAACTCGACGGGGACCACCCAGGCTTATCTGATTCGCACGAAAAAGAAAACGAAGTTTAGAAAACCGGCAAACATCACGCCGCACAGCGGCGGCGCCTTCGCGCCGCGTGTAGCGCTCGACTCCAACGAGGCAGTCAACATTGTTTGGGGCGACACCAGGGACAACGGCGGTAGGGTTATCTTCGTACGATCTACCGATCTAGGCGCAACGTTTTCGGGGCCTCTTGATGTTTCAAGGTCATCGGGTGTTGCATTCGATCCGGAGATAGCCGTCGATCCAGGCGGCGCGATAAACGTAGTGTGGCAAGACACGGCTCCGGGCACTAGCGTCGTGATGTTCGCGCGTTCGATTGATGGGGGGCAGACCTTTTCCGAGCCTTTGCAAGTTTCAACCGGGACCGGTGCAGCTACCGAGGCGGCAATTGCGGCCGACGGCGAGGGCCGGTTGAGCGTTGTTTGGGTGGACGAGAGCGCCGGCAACGCTGAGGCTTATTACTCGCGCTCGACCGATAGTGGCGGGACCTTCGCTGAGCCGATCAACGTCAGCAGATTTCCTACTGGCGATATTCACAAGCCGTCGGTGATCGCTTTCCAGAATGCGGTTTACGTCGCGTTTCAAAACGGAGACCTGTTCGGGGAAGAGTCGATCAAGAACCGGCAGGTATTCCTCGCGAAGTCTGACAACGCCGGAGCGAGTTTCGGAGAGGTAGCGCGGGTTTCCAACGCCAACAATAGCATTGGTCGTGCGCATAGTCCGGCGATGACTGTCGACAGCCGGGGCGTGCTTCATATCGTCTGGATCGACGCTTCAATAGTCGGCCGGGATGAAGGGCTGCTGTTCTACAGCAACACCGCCAACGGCCATCAGTTCTCTAACCAGCTTATGATACTGGCGGTCATCTGA